The genomic interval ACCATCAGTGCACAGTATCGCCTGACAGCGACAAGTTCCCCTcacagaaggcgaaacgaGCCAGGGTCGGTCAAGTGGGTGGCCGTGCTGCGACACAGGTAGAAAAACTCTGGTACgacaaaggaaaacgaaaaaaacaacagGTCGCCacacaggagacgcagctgcagcatcGGCCTGTTGCCGGGGTAGCGTGCCGCGGACGCACTTGCACCCATGTGTTCGTCCCAGCAAAACGCCGGAGGTAGCTTCGTAACGTCGTGTGAGAATGCTACAGGCTCCCTCCGACTGTCTCACGAGCATGGTAATTCACGCAGGAGTTACCTGAGGTTATAAGAAACTTCTTAGTGGGATACCAGTAGCAGCGTCTACAGTGGCTCTACGGTAGCAGCCACTTCGGACTCGTCAGACGCGCCAAGCGGGCGTAAGCACATGCCCGACGACAAAAGGGTAAATGCGCTCAGCTATGCTGGGTGGTTGCTTCAAAATGTTGTGTATTATCCTTGCCATGTAATTACGAGTATCGTTGCTGAAATGTCAAAAACTGAACAGGATATCTAGTCGGGTCAGTCGCGGATTCCAGAGGGAAAACAGCAGGAGGGAGCAGGATGCCGTATGTGGAATGTCTCCGCTGATGGGCAACTCTAAACTCTCTTGATAAGGGTGTCCACAGCATGTGGTCACCACCAAGCTTGTCGTCCGCATTTCCCGCATCATCTGTGACTTCTGTGAGCTAGGTCATTACAGGCCCGACTCAATGTGTTTTCTGCCGCCCGACGACGAGCCCGTACACGCGACTGCCTTCTATTTGCGGGGGACCTAACGCGTTGGAACGCGTTCTCCCTTGAAGAACGAAATTGTTTTCTTTTGGAGAACTGAATAAACTGTCAACAAGGAAGCTACCACATTCCGTCGCAGAGCAAGCACCACTGCAAGAGACTACAATGAAACGGACGCCGGCCGTTTGAAACAGTGGCTCCTGTTACTTTGTAACAGCCAGTTATTAAAGTGTCATCATGGTCGAACATTGtcgggaagcagaggaagaagcttcTGCACCTTCAGAAACGATGCGTAACTGCATTCTATAATGAGAGACAAACGTTCACGAGGGGGAAAGGAAACTGTGATGCAAAACTGGGAGTTTGTGTTGAGCGATCTTCCCCGCGAAACAAGCCAGTGCATTGCATGAGACACGAGCACGAAGAAATCCTACTCAGAAGAGTTGGGTGTTTCGTCCATGCTCCACAATTCTCCTGCCATTTCATACTGCCAGAAAGAGAGGTGATTTATAACAGACTTAGACACCCAGCGAAAGCGCCACAACCAATTTCGAAGAACACTGCTGAACAACTGATGAAGTGATGATGTTATGTATCTCTTTCCCCGTTCCTCCATCCCTCTTTCCAAACGGAAAGTCCACATAGAGCCTTGTAACAATCTCAACCCGTTATCTTTCCTGGTCCCTAAGGAGGCGTCGGCGCGAACGCAGATCCCTGCCGTTATAACAATGACGGCCGCTGTAGCACCAGTAAGCTCCAAGCTTCTTCCATTTCAGTCTATGTGTCACTCAAATATCTGCGTCATGaggactgtctcctctttgcaACAAAGACAGTCGGAATCTAATCCCTTTTTTTACTTTCTGTTGGTGACCGTTCTTCCCTGAAATCTCCACGTGCTCCGTTCAATGGAAGCTTTTCCGTGCTCGCCCGCCACGCTTGAGCAACAGATGGCTGCAGAGGGAAGCAAACAGACTCTTCGGCGTTTATCGAACGGTGGAAAAACGTGCACTTCCCTTTTTAGAGGTGCTGCTGCCCTGTCTGGTTCAACATCGCGGCCCTAGTTCTCTCCGGAGCGAAGCGGACGGGAGTGTAACCGTTGGCACCCCATACATTTCCTGCCGCGTCGAAACCGTAGTTGTACTGCGTCTGAAAGTAGCCGACATGCACAAAAACATCCTCCCGGGGTGTGAGACCTATTGTGAGATTGGGAATGTAACCACTCAAGTACCTACGCGAGAAACCTCCCCTCTGCCCGATGGGAGGTTGTACTGTTGGATAAAGCATCGATATGACAAATCATGATTGTCCATATGGCTACAGAGTATAGTCTGCTGCCACTACTTCCCTCTTAGCAGAGATCACAGATACAGCTGTAGGGACGCAAGATTCCTTCCCCTTTCAGGTCTACTACTGGCACGAACCGTTTCAGCACTTCCACAACGAGTCCCACCACCAAAATGACACGAAGATCAACGAAGGGCATCCCTGTGTCAAATGGCGCTGGCCGTGTCACGCGTTGTGTCAAGGGAACATTTTTGCTGTTCTCCCCTGCTGCTCATTGTACTGGTTCGCTGTGTTGGAACCCGCTGCCAGCCTGCTGTATCCTGGCCACACGCTAGCTTCGTTCCGACAACTTTCCCCACCTGCAGGATGTAGTGGAAGTTTTCCCGAATGCTGTCGTAGAGCGCATGGGCAAGAAGTGCATTCATGTCCTCTTGAGGAGGCTCTTCGAAAGAACAAGGGCACGAGACAGCCGCCGGGAGATTCTGGCGCGCTGCCGGCTTTGCGTCGTAGTGGTAAGACCAGTAGACCGGCGAAGTAGTCATGTAACGTTGCGGTGCGCTCACAGGAAGCTCCTTTTGGGAAGGAAATGCTGAAAAGCCGAGCACGAAACAACACACACGTGAAAGTGATCTTCCCCGTGGTGCCTGCAGTGGGGACAAACGTCCCCTATTGGTCGCGTTTACTGGCATGTGACGCCAATATTGAAAACCTGAGCAGCTTGCTCCAGTAGATAAAAATTTACCGATGTGTACACACAGCAAACAACTTGCGCAGGTTTTGTTTACACATAGCCTGAACTCAGAAAAAGTTTGGTTTTTCGCTCCACAAGTGATCAGAGAGGGCCACTACGTAGGACACGCTTTCGATGGTTAGCAAAGCCACTTCACAGTGTGACGCATTAACGCAACAAGCCAGTTAATCCGTGATTTCATGCTTTACGCGCAACTCTACGTCCCACGATCCTGAAAGCGCCACgccagaagccgagaagtACGTGTTCCTAACCCTCGGTAAAACGGCAGCTAATCTCTTGTTCAGGATTCTAAAAACTTCACACAAAGGAAATACGTTCAAGCGACAATAACTCGTCTTTTCAGCTGTCATGCAAGCATACACTCCCACGTCTGCATTCTACACGCTTTTCGTCCGTTCCTCCGCGCGGAATTATGCTGCGTTGACGACAGTTTGAGAATGAAACGGCGTTTTGCCCGCGGCAATTTCCGAGTCGCCTTGCCCACGTACCCGAACCAGTTGGCTGCTCCATTGCTCCGGGAGAAATTGCTGAAGAAATTAGAAAGAGCCAAAGCGGCGTCGCCGATCTTTGTAGCCGGGCGATTTGCTCTTTCCTGGTGATCTTCCTGTTCAGCCGGCTCAGCAGTATTTCGCGACACCGCTACCTTGGCTCTCGGTTACGTACAGACCTCGTCGTTATCGCACGGGAACTTACGCGAAGCAGAATCTCGGAACGAGTAGTTGGGGGAAAATCTTGATGGAAAGCAACTTCAGCAAAGGGAGATGACAAGAAGCAAACGGAAATGAAGTACTTGTAGTTGAGGGTCTCGTTGCCAGCATAATTAGCTCGCCACCATCTTGCGCATCGCGCTGTGGCAATCGACGCTCGCTAACCCCGGCAGCGGCCTGTTTGCCCTTTCGCTCGAGCTCCTGCGCAAGCCACCTGAGCGCAGCTACCTCTCTTATGGGGGTCCCTTAAAGCCTCTTTCAGCTCCTTTGAATGGTGAGCAGGCTGTTTGAGTGTGCGAAATGTCTCGTGCGTTGAATTCATCTCGCACGTAGCACTGCGAAGAGCACCGCATGGCCGAGAAAGAACTGTCAGGCGTCCGCCTCCTTTCAGCACCAAGAAGGCCGCCACCTGTCAAGTTGCCCATTTCTCGCTGATACATCGCACATAATCCagaaagatgaagacgaaaaaccTGCCTTTTCCCCACCTTTGCTCCGCAGCCacaccgagagagagcggctgagagagacacgctACCCCTGGTGACTCCGTGGTTGCCCGCTGCTAGCACCGCTACGCCAGGACACATCGTGGGTGACTGGGGACCTTCCCGGcgcttcgccgtctcctgtGGTACCGTGCTTGTGGTGTTGAGCCGACACCGCGGCGTAGATGTTGACTCGCCAGGGAGCCGGTGTCTCCCTTCACCGGGAAAGGTGCTGGAAAGCTCAGAGTCTTTCTCCACAACCGACCAGGTCGAGGAATCGACGGCGAACGAATCGTTCGTGGCGAGGGCATACATAGGCCGCGGCCTGCTTGCTCATTTGCTTTTCGCCATGCCCAAGCCCAAGATCTGAAGCGAGCTCTTATGCAATTAACCCTTCCAGTTGCGCGGAGCCTCAACACGAGATTGAAAACGTCGAGTGTCACAATATGTGTGGCACCTAGACCTTCATTTGGCACGTCGCTTTCTTTGTGCGCCCTGAAACTCTATCGGCCTCCCTACACGACAGCGGTGAAGGAGGGGGGCACAACTGCTGGGGTCGGATCACCCGCAGGAAGGGTGTAAGACAAGAGGAACTCAGTTAGACAAGACACCTTCCAGAGTCACCAGTTTTTGGCAATTCAGACACGCGGTGATGGATGAAACGCCTACGTGCGAACTGAACACGGTGCATCTAAAACCCCCTTGTGTTGGGGTTGGACGCCTACATCCCGTCTCCGCGCGCTACTGAAGCTCAACTTCGCGTCGCTGTGTGCGCGAAGTTGAGTTGCCTGCTGTTCCTGTCTAGCAAAGTTTCCAAGTAGAGACTCTTGTCGTCAACTGCTTGTCCTCCCCCATGAATTTCATCTCACTCCAGAAAATTCCGCACTCCGAAGCTTCAAGAAACCGATTTTCATGCCGCAGTCTCGGTAGTTTCAGCTTGTCCCCGTACCTCGTTCTCCGGAACAAATAAAAATGGATGAGCCCCCGACAGGAGAACCCTCGACTTCTGCGTGTGTCCCTTTCCCCGCCGCATCTAGTCCCCAGTCTCCTCCCTTCAACGTATGGGAATTCAGAGTAGGAGGAATGCGGTGCGGGAATTGCGCCAGGAATATCGAAAGCAAAGTGAAACAAACCTTCACGTCCGAGATTCTCGCCGTTGATGTCGATGTTCGGGCGGGACGCGTCAAAGTTTCCACTTCGGGTGCCTGCTGTCGAAGACCCTCTGCTGCAGTAAGGCATTGAAAGCTGAACGTCAAATGTCCCAGCACCCGAAAGAAACTTCGGCTCTGCATATTTATATTCGTAGGGACAGTCGCACAGACACCGGCGTATCATTACCGTGCAACGATGTGCAGCAGGGTAAAGACAGCTGTAGAAATAAATCaatatgtatacgtgtatgCGAACGCATCTGTAAGGTGCTGTGGACGCGCTTTGTCTCTTCGAT from Toxoplasma gondii ME49 chromosome VIIa, whole genome shotgun sequence carries:
- a CDS encoding hypothetical protein (encoded by transcript TGME49_201170); translation: MEQPTGSAFPSQKELPVSAPQRYMTTSPVYWSYHYDAKPAARQNLPAAVSCPCSFEEPPQEDMNALLAHALYDSIRENFHYILQTQYNYGFDAAGNVWGANGYTPVRFAPERTRAAMLNQTGQQHL
- a CDS encoding hypothetical protein (encoded by transcript TGME49_201160), encoding MYALATNDSFAVDSSTWSVVEKDSELSSTFPGEGRHRLPGESTSTPRCRLNTTSTVPQETAKRREGPQSPTMCPGVAVLAAGNHGVTRGSVSLSAALSRCGCGAKVGKRQVFRLHLSGLCAMYQREMGNLTGGGLLGAERRRTPDSSFSAMRCSSQCYVRDEFNARDISHTQTACSPFKGAERGFKGPP